GAGTACGAATTAATTCATGATGAGCAAGAAGATGAAAGCTGCCTACAAAAATACCGCAAGCGCTGCATGCAGGATATGCACCAGCGGCTGAGCTTTGGGCCAAAATATGGCTACTTGTGTGAGCTGCAGAACGGGGAACAGTTCCTGGAGGCCATCGAGAAGGAACGCAAAACCACCACCGTCATCGTCCACATTTATGAAGACGGCATCAAAGGCTGCGACGCTCTCAACAACAGCCTGACCTGCCTGGCAGCTGAGTACGCCACCGTGAAGTTCTGCAAGATCAAAGCCTCCAACACAGGGGCTGGAGACCGCTTCTCCAACGAAGTGCTTCCCACTCTGCTTGTCTATAAGGGTGGGGAGCTTCTTAGCAATTTCATCAGTGTTTCCGAACAGTTCAATGAGGAGTTTTTTGCTGTGGATGTGGAGGCTTTCCTAAATGAGTATGGGCTGCTGCCTGAAAGGGAGCTTCCATCCCTGGGAAATGGCAACACGGATGAGCCAGATGTTGAGTAATTAGGGAGCCATAGTCCTCACcgtctcccttccctcttcagTATGTTGTAAATGAAGCTCAGTAACACCCACCTCCTTTAGAGAAGGCTGTGTTTGCTAATTTATCtgtaaaatacatatatatataaatggcTTAAAACTATGGTTAGCACGTGAATGTTACTTACACACAGCTGGCAGCCCTGTACATAAATACTTTTATGCCAGCCACAAGTAGTAGGAAGAACAGGAGGCAATACTTcagaaattaaggaaaaattACATAAAAATTGAGGGCCCACACCTGTCTCCACAAAGCACAAGAAGAACTTCAACAGGAAAAGAACTCATCCATCCCTCTTCTATACACAAAAGGCTGTCTCCGTGCTCCGGAATTACAGTGAGTCCTGACTCCTTAGATTCACTTCCACGACTAAAGTCAGAAAATTTCATCCAATAGATTTCATCCAGTCAGAGGATTTCATCCAGCAGTTTTAAGGAAAAACACACAGCCCGAAGTCCTTGCATTCCTAAATGGCTTAGGTTTCTAGGACATTAGTTTATGCTTCTGCATTTAACTTTTCAATACTTGTGAAAATGCAGGAGTTAGCTCAGTGCTTCTCTAACTTTGTCATCTCAACAGCTAAGACAGACACACTGTCAGCTAATTTCAGTTCATTGTTGTTCCATATTTTGATTAGTGATATTTGAAATATCTGCTGAGTTGCTGGAAAAGTATATTGTGCTCATGTAATAATTCTGAAATAAAGCCTAACAGCTGtcaaatcctgctttggcaagggaaTTGTACttgatgaggtcccttccaaccctcaacatcctgtgattctatgatttttattacTCACATGTCTCACcagtttttatttggtttgatAGTTTCACATTTTGCTCACTTTGGAGGGGGAGCTTTCAGTTCTGTTTCATGTCATGATCCCATCATGGATGTGTCACCCTGCAAAACTCCACACATGTAGCAGTTAAGAATTCAGAACTGGGAGGCCAGGACCAAGAAAGCATTGTTACAGAGATGTTCTTACTGCTTTTCAACAtactttttttctccacttttcATTCACATGGAAATTTCACAGGTGTACCTGAAACTTACGCTACTTTCCACCAGacctgcaaaacaaaataattctacTCAAAAAGATtttggaaatggcctcaagttgcaccaggggaggtttgggttggacattacTAGAAAATTCTTTACCGAGAAGgatctcaaacactggaacaggctgcccagggaggtggttgaatccccacccctggaggtgtttcagagacacagagacgtggtgctgaaggccatggtttagcagcagccttgctagagttagagaatggttggactggatgatcttaaaggtcttttccaattcaacatgcttctatgattttgcATCAGTAGGCCAATTCCAGAAGTCACTATTTGCAGATACACTGCACACTATGAATATCTGATGATCTTCCCACAGGTTATGTAGCAAATGATGAGTTCTTTTCTGTCTACTACAAAAATAACCAGTTACCCAAGTTTCAGGTATTTCTgtcttgtatttttttatattttagagAGGCATAAAACACTTCTGTCCTCTACACACCAGAGAATCTGCAAGTAACTGACGACAACTTAATGTTCTTGAGAAATTTCTCTCGTTATTAAACTTGGTTTAAAAGTTATTAGGCTGCACATCAACAGCTTCATTTCTTTGAGGAACCAGgctgaatgcaaaaaaaaaaaacaaaaccaaacaaacctttAACAACTAGTAACCACCACAGAAATGACATTTATAGCTAGTTGCAAGAAATAAGCTGACACTCCAGTTTAAGAGACAGACGAAGCATGTTTAAGCAGGATTAACTTCAACCTGtaatttgaaataaaagaaaaagaaaccacacGTGACGCCAAGCCCCAGCAGAAACTCATGACTAATAAGTTGCAAATAAAGCTCCGATCACAGCAGTCATCCATATttctgcacaaaaaaaaaaaaaaacccaaaaacacccttcaaaagaaaaagcaagagttGACTCAAACATTGTACCACTGGATGAAGCTTCTTGAGTAACAAGAAGTAAATGCTTCAATACACACATGGGAGCAGCCTTCCTAtatcctcagccactcctcctttTGAGTTGAAGTCAGTGTTTGCAACTATTATGATGCAGACAAAGATGGAGGAGAGGTGACAACTAATTATCATTGGAGTCACTGATGACTGAATCACAAAGAGAAGCCCTAGGAGATGTATGGCTGTTACCAGCATGCCCAATGCCACCCCTCAGACGTGAAGAATTATAATACTCATTGTACAAGACCACTGAGGCTTTttcaaactgcattttaaaactaacagagcacagaaaataatatttcaggAAAATTATTCTGTAACATCAACTTTAGAACTGCACTTAGATGAGCCAGGTTTTCAGATGCGGAAGCCACAACTGCTCCTCTAGACTCCTGTCcatcaaaatcatagaatggcttaagttggaagggacctcggagatcatctactccaacctccccaccatgggcagggacacctctcaactagacttggttacTCAAGGCTTCATTCAGCCTGGcaccaaacacctccaggggtgaggcatccacaacctctctgggcaacccattccagaatCCCATCACCCTTGCACTGAAGAACTTTGTCtgaagatccagtctaaacctattgTCTCTCAACTTTAAaccactcccccttgtcctgtctctagacaccctatGAAAAGTCcacctccagctttcctgtaggatcacttccagtactggaaggcagctctaagatccccctggactcttctcctctccaggctgtaccaccccagctccttctacctatcctcatagcagaggtgctccagcccttcaaccatccttgtggccctcctctgtatGTATCTGCAGTCATGGATGTGAGTTAAAAAGGCCCAATTTCATTCACAATAGAGTTTCAAGATAAAAAAATCTCCATGTGAGTCATAGTGGAGTTTCCACCAACTGAAAGCTTCAGAAGATTATCTAAGTAGCATGAAAAGGATAAACCAGGATGAAGCTTGAGCAAAAGGTAAAAGCAGCACTCAAGAAAACGACTTTTAAAAGAttgctttccttcccccccccctttcttgctttccttatCTGACCTTCTTGTCTTAAagaattccttttcttttggtaCCAAAGGCTAAGAGTACAAAAAAGATGGGAAGCAAGACAGCACTGAAATCCCCCCTTAGTTACGCACTTTTCAGGCAAGCAAGAACCTGCTTTCTTCTGCATCCACTGTTTCCTCATGGCAGGATGACTTGAAGGCTCAGTCTGTAGATACAAGTCAAattactcattttctttttgaaagggCTAAATTACTTTCTTACTGCACGGAAGGCAGTTGAATGCAGTCT
This genomic interval from Indicator indicator isolate 239-I01 chromosome 10, UM_Iind_1.1, whole genome shotgun sequence contains the following:
- the PDC gene encoding phosducin gives rise to the protein MEENANASIEEDFEGQATHTGPKGVINDWRRFKLESEDRDCSSLSKKEILRQMSSPHRCYSKDDKDTRERFCRKMSMQEYELIHDEQEDESCLQKYRKRCMQDMHQRLSFGPKYGYLCELQNGEQFLEAIEKERKTTTVIVHIYEDGIKGCDALNNSLTCLAAEYATVKFCKIKASNTGAGDRFSNEVLPTLLVYKGGELLSNFISVSEQFNEEFFAVDVEAFLNEYGLLPERELPSLGNGNTDEPDVE